The Pelecanus crispus isolate bPelCri1 chromosome 7, bPelCri1.pri, whole genome shotgun sequence genome includes a window with the following:
- the H1-10 gene encoding histone H1.10 isoform X2, with translation MSVELEEADLPLTEAEEVPKAKGGGGGGSSLSPSKKKKNNKKKNQPGKYSQLVVETIRKLGERNGSSLAKIYNEAKKVAWFDQQNGRTYLKYSIKALVQNDTLLQVKGTGANGSFKLNRKKLEGGGDGGAGSSAHKSHKKATASTSRRAEKKPAAKSKKPDKKSHKKGAGGAAAKKDKGKAKKATKKGAASPGGKKVKKSAKPKALKSRKA, from the exons ATGTCGGTGGAGCTGGAAGAAGCCGATCTGCCTCTGACCGAGGCGGAGGAGGTGCCG AAGGCGaaaggcggcggcggggggggctccTCGCTGTCGCCGTCgaagaagaagaagaacaacaagaaaaagaaccaGCCGGGCAAATACAGCCAGCTGGTGGTGGAGACGATCCGCAAGCTGGGCGAGCGCAATGGCTCCTCGCTGGCCAAGATCTACAACGAGGCCAAGAAGGTGGCCTGGTTCGACCAGCAGAACGGCAGGACCTACTTGAAGTACTCCATCAAGGCCCTGGTGCAGAACGACACGCTGCTCCAGGTCAAGGGCACCGGCGCCAACGGCTCCTTCAAGCTCAACAGGAAGAAGCTGGAAGGCGGCGGCGACGGGGGCGCGGGCAGCAGCGCCCACAAGTCCCACAAGAAGGCGACGGCCTCCACGTCCCGGCGGGCGGAGAAGAAGCCCGCGGCCAAGAGCAAGAAGCCCGACAAGAAATCCCACAAGAAGGgagccggcggcgcggcggcgaaGAAGGACAAGGGCAAAGCCAAGAAGGCCACCAAGAAGGGAGCCGCGTCCCCCGGGGGCAAGAAGGTGAAGAAGTCCGCAAAGCCCAAGGCGCTCAAGAGCAGGAAGGCATGA
- the LOC142593909 gene encoding histone H2A type 2-B — protein MSGRGKSGGKARAKAKSRSSRAGLQFPVGRVHRLLRKGNYAERVGAGAPVYLAAVLEYLSAEILELAGNAARDNKKTRIIPRHLQLAIRNDEELNKLLGGVTIAQGGVLPNIQAVLLPKKTQSSKK, from the coding sequence ATGTCGGGCCGGGGGAAGTCCGGCGGCAAGGCGCGGGCCAAGGCCAAGTCGCGCTCGTCGCGGGCCGGGCTGCAGTTCCCCGTGGGCCGGGTGCACCGGCTGCTGCGGAAGGGTAACTACGCGGAGCGGGTGGGCGCCGGGGCGCCGGTGTACCTGGCGGCAGTGCTGGAGTACCTCTCGGCTGAGATCCTGGAGCTGGCGGGCAACGCGGCCCGTGACAACAAGAAGACGCGCATCATCCCGCGGCACCTGCAGCTCGCCATCCGCAACGACGAGGAGCTCAACAAGCTGCTGGGCGGCGTGACCATCGCCCAGGGTGGCGTCCTGCCCAACATCCAGGCCGTGCTGCTGCCCAAGAAGACGCAGAGCTCTAAGAAGTGA
- the H1-10 gene encoding histone H1.10 isoform X1 → MSVELEEADLPLTEAEEVPVAPEKKAAAKKAKGGGGGGSSLSPSKKKKNNKKKNQPGKYSQLVVETIRKLGERNGSSLAKIYNEAKKVAWFDQQNGRTYLKYSIKALVQNDTLLQVKGTGANGSFKLNRKKLEGGGDGGAGSSAHKSHKKATASTSRRAEKKPAAKSKKPDKKSHKKGAGGAAAKKDKGKAKKATKKGAASPGGKKVKKSAKPKALKSRKA, encoded by the coding sequence ATGTCGGTGGAGCTGGAAGAAGCCGATCTGCCTCTGACCGAGGCGGAGGAGGTGCCGGTCGCCCCGGAGAAGAAAGCGGCCGCTAAGAAGGCGaaaggcggcggcggggggggctccTCGCTGTCGCCGTCgaagaagaagaagaacaacaagaaaaagaaccaGCCGGGCAAATACAGCCAGCTGGTGGTGGAGACGATCCGCAAGCTGGGCGAGCGCAATGGCTCCTCGCTGGCCAAGATCTACAACGAGGCCAAGAAGGTGGCCTGGTTCGACCAGCAGAACGGCAGGACCTACTTGAAGTACTCCATCAAGGCCCTGGTGCAGAACGACACGCTGCTCCAGGTCAAGGGCACCGGCGCCAACGGCTCCTTCAAGCTCAACAGGAAGAAGCTGGAAGGCGGCGGCGACGGGGGCGCGGGCAGCAGCGCCCACAAGTCCCACAAGAAGGCGACGGCCTCCACGTCCCGGCGGGCGGAGAAGAAGCCCGCGGCCAAGAGCAAGAAGCCCGACAAGAAATCCCACAAGAAGGgagccggcggcgcggcggcgaaGAAGGACAAGGGCAAAGCCAAGAAGGCCACCAAGAAGGGAGCCGCGTCCCCCGGGGGCAAGAAGGTGAAGAAGTCCGCAAAGCCCAAGGCGCTCAAGAGCAGGAAGGCATGA